Proteins found in one Thalassomonas actiniarum genomic segment:
- a CDS encoding class I SAM-dependent methyltransferase, with protein sequence MPALLKKTLSTTSFIKAFTFTFPLLLLSACNNQSNSPMSTDKTTTPIISAINHDQRPAKDKLRDERRKPAEILSLFEVQPGMTVLEILAGGGYYTELLSRIVGPGGQVYMQNTEKYYQFQTDLAVKQRLENNRLNNVIRWDKELHALDLPPEQLDAAFLMLVFHDFFWMTPSVKQVIDTLYSNIKPGGVVGLIDHAAVAGSGDRDAVDLKGKHRIDEQLVIEMFTRAGFVLTAASDVLRNKEDNRDAAFFEASMQNKATDRFVLKFIKPMDSKSNTAMVSNKQP encoded by the coding sequence ATGCCGGCATTGCTCAAAAAGACCTTATCCACGACAAGTTTTATCAAAGCCTTTACCTTCACTTTTCCCCTGCTATTGCTCAGCGCCTGCAACAATCAGTCAAACAGCCCGATGAGCACAGATAAAACCACTACGCCAATTATCTCGGCCATCAACCACGACCAGCGCCCGGCCAAAGATAAACTCAGGGATGAACGCAGAAAACCCGCAGAAATCTTATCCCTGTTTGAAGTTCAACCGGGCATGACAGTGCTGGAAATCCTCGCCGGTGGCGGCTATTACACTGAGCTTTTATCCCGGATAGTGGGCCCGGGCGGACAGGTGTATATGCAAAACACCGAGAAGTATTACCAATTCCAAACAGATTTAGCGGTAAAACAGCGCCTGGAAAACAACCGCCTAAACAATGTGATCCGTTGGGACAAAGAGCTACATGCTTTAGACCTGCCCCCGGAGCAACTGGATGCGGCATTTTTAATGCTGGTTTTTCACGACTTTTTCTGGATGACTCCTTCGGTGAAGCAGGTAATCGACACCTTATACAGCAACATTAAACCCGGCGGTGTCGTTGGCTTGATAGATCATGCCGCCGTTGCCGGCAGTGGTGACAGGGATGCCGTCGACCTTAAAGGCAAGCACCGTATTGACGAGCAACTGGTGATCGAGATGTTTACCCGGGCAGGTTTTGTGTTAACCGCCGCCAGTGATGTACTGCGTAATAAAGAAGATAACAGAGATGCCGCCTTTTTCGAGGCCAGCATGCAAAACAAGGCCACCGACCGCTTTGTACTGAAATTTATCAAACCTATGGACAGTAAAAG